CGTTGCTTGGCGGGTTTCTTCGATGCAAATGCCTGCTCAACTTGGTCCAGGGAGGGAAATTCGCTGGGCTTGGGCGTGATTCGCGGAGCAAATAGCTGACCGAAATCACTGAGGCAGCCGAGTGCTTCGGCCACGATCAATAGCCGCTCCAGCGAGATTTGTCCGGTCTCTTCAAAGTGCTTGTAGGTCGACATGGAAATCCCGGTGCGGTCCGCCAGCGCCTGCCGGGACAAGCCCGCTTTTTCCCGCGCCTCTCGCGTGCGCTGCACGAGCTGCGCCAACACCTCTTGCGGTGTCTGCTCAAACTCGTCGACGTCAAAGGTGAAACTCATTTAGACAAAATAATAGCTAAAGTATGACTAAAATCAACAAAATAGCTAATATATTGTCTTTTGAATCGAGAATGGGTTTTAAGCTATTTTGGCTAATATATTAGCTTTAAATGGCATTTTAATGGAAAAATAGCTAATATATTATCCATTATTGCCTACTTTGTCTCGTAAAACAGCAAGGGCCTACGCAAATCACGTAAGCCCTTGAAGGAAAATGGTGGCCAGACCGTGTCTACGAGCGCAGCGAGTGTGGGAGCCGATCAGGCGACCTACCAGCGATTCAAGGCTAGACCCCGTAAAATAGCAAGGGCCTACGCAAATCACGTAAGCCCTTGAAGGAAAATGGTGGCCAGACCGTGAATCGAACACGGGACACAAGGATTTTCAGTCCTCTGCTTATGTATGCCTAGTTGTTTCATGTTCTGACAGGTTTGTTATTCAAATATATGTTAATTAGCGATTTATGAAATTATTGATGAAGTTTGAATTCTGAGCTTGGCATATCTAGGCAGGACTCAGCACCCCCAATTTAAGCAACAAATAAGCAACTAAGGCTTGCTTGCCTCGACGAGAAATACTAAGATTGAATACATGAAATCGTCCAAAGGAACACTAGACTATTGGTATGACCGTATCCGCAAGAATTCGTTCAAACGTACAGATGGCTCCACCTACACCAGCCCAGAGTATGAGATTTATATGTCCGTCGGAGGCAAGCAACAGCGTTTCAAATTGGGTACAGGCAACAAAGAGGTTGCCGCAGAGAAAGCATTGGAAATCTACATGTACAACCGTGCTAACGGTGCCCAAGCTACTCTTGAAAAGTACAAACAAAAAAAGACTGTGGCGGTTGATGATCCAACCGTTGGCCAATTTCTGGAAGAAATTGGCCGCCTTCGGCTAATAAAACAGACAACTTTCACCGACTATTCGCGAAAATTCCGAACCGTAGTCAGCGGCGTCTTTCGTATCCCTGCGGACAAATCACGGTGCTATCACCGTGGCGAGGCTGTTAAAGCGTGGCGCAACAGGGTTGACTCGATAAAGATATCGGACTTGAG
This is a stretch of genomic DNA from Cerasicoccus sp. TK19100. It encodes these proteins:
- a CDS encoding helix-turn-helix domain-containing protein; the encoded protein is MSFTFDVDEFEQTPQEVLAQLVQRTREAREKAGLSRQALADRTGISMSTYKHFEETGQISLERLLIVAEALGCLSDFGQLFAPRITPKPSEFPSLDQVEQAFASKKPAKQRKPK